Proteins encoded in a region of the Pseudomonadota bacterium genome:
- a CDS encoding molecular chaperone HtpG (molecular chaperone) — ESSTEPGSLVSLPQYVARMREGQKSIYYAMGVSPSMLANSPHLEVLKKRGYEVLFMTDGIDQWALEGLTEFDGKPLANAMDAELELSNESDRAASTPEQTNEAGEIQPLLDRFSKVLEGKVSEVRVSKRLTDSPVCLVIPKGGLPSHIERALRSMKHELPESKRILEVNPDHELIQSLKAKLERDPTAPKLTEWIELLHAQALLSEGSPLEDPARFAARLTGLLQRAAASELA; from the coding sequence GAGAGCAGCACCGAGCCCGGCAGCCTGGTCTCTTTGCCGCAGTACGTCGCTCGTATGCGCGAGGGGCAGAAGAGCATCTACTACGCCATGGGTGTCTCGCCTTCGATGTTGGCAAACAGTCCTCATCTCGAAGTCCTCAAGAAGCGTGGCTACGAGGTGCTGTTCATGACCGACGGGATCGACCAGTGGGCTCTGGAGGGGCTGACCGAGTTCGATGGCAAACCGCTGGCTAACGCCATGGATGCCGAGCTGGAGCTTTCGAACGAATCAGACAGGGCCGCGAGCACCCCTGAGCAGACGAACGAGGCCGGGGAAATCCAGCCGCTCCTCGACCGCTTCAGCAAGGTCTTGGAGGGTAAGGTCAGCGAGGTGCGCGTCTCCAAGCGCTTGACCGATTCCCCTGTTTGCCTTGTCATACCCAAGGGCGGGCTGCCCTCGCATATCGAGCGCGCCCTGCGATCGATGAAACACGAGCTGCCCGAATCCAAGCGCATTCTCGAGGTCAACCCCGATCATGAGCTGATCCAAAGCCTCAAGGCCAAGCTCGAACGCGATCCGACCGCCCCGAAGCTCACGGAATGGATCGAGCTGCTGCACGCCCAGGCGTTGCTGAGCGAAGGCAGCCCGCTCGAGGATCCGGCGCGCTTTGCGGCGCGCTTGACCGGCCTGCTGCAGCGTGCGGCAGCTTCGGAGCTCGCCTGA